The Sander lucioperca isolate FBNREF2018 chromosome 4, SLUC_FBN_1.2, whole genome shotgun sequence DNA segment ACGCTTCATCCCAAAATTGGACTCTTCCAACATACTCCTTTCCTGCTGACACAATAAAGTGTGGAGATATGACTCAGGACTTTTCTTTACCACAGCTTTTGCAATTAATATGACAGACTAGATGCTTTATTTATAGTGGAGTTACAGAATTCTATTTTCTTGTCGGCCAGCTTATGGTCTCCAGTGCAAAATTATTGCTCATAACAGCTAACACTAATTTCGAAAGCTGTTTCGAGGTTTTCCACTGACCAtgagaaaaaatgaaataatgtgCTCGCGAGGCTGTTTTGGGGGGTTTTCATCATCTCACCACAGATAAAATtgacacacatacccacacagaAGCatccatacacacaaacaaattgtcAGTATGGGCTTGTGGGCGCAAGCGGAATCAATCATGCCCTGCACACACTCATTTCTAGCTCTAGACCAACACTCTGCTCTACACTAACCTGCTGTGGGTCTAGTTCCCCCTCTGGATGATGAGCCAGGTAAGTCAGGAACAGACAGTCCACTcagtgaagaagaagacaaaGTGGGACTCTTTCCTTCTGTGCTGACtggcctctctcctcctcctccccctccttttGCACCCTCTGTACCCCCATACAGACTGATCCTCTGCCTGTGAagctccttctccctctcttgaGCCTCCCGGATGTCCTGCTCCACTTTGACTACATTTGTTGAGGTGCGCAGTTTGAAAAAGGGGTTCTCCTTGGGTgtcacctcctcctcttcctcctccttttcctgCTCTCTCACTTTAATCCCACCATGTCCTTCTGTCCTGGATGATGAGATGTTAGGACTTAAGTCGACTACAGTGAAGGGCTCTGCCTCTGGTTTGACGTGGTAGAGCTTCTGTGCTGGGACACTCAGATTGTTCTCTAGGATGATGACCTGACAGGCTGTCCCCTCAGAGAAACCTGGTCCTCGGGGGGTCAAAGAAGTGAAAATCCCTCCTAGGTTTGGGCTCTGTGTGGGAATCCTCTCCTCATATGAGCCTCCTATGGTGGATGCCTGTGATGACATGTCGTCCTCGTTCTCCAGGGTTGAAATGTCACTAGCAGAGGACCAGGACGTGGCCTTACTCCTGGCTGACAGAGTCAAAGTTGAGTCATTGGGTTTCTGAAAGGCCTCAAAAAGCTGTTTCCTCTCCTTGACTTGGCGTACAGTGCCTTTGTCATAGAAACCTGGAACTTTCCCAAGATTGACCAGATCCTGTTCCCTCTGGGCCTCCTCATGGATCTCATGCTGCATCTTCTTGCCTGCAAACTGCCTGTCTTTACCTTGACACCTCTCAGACTGAGCATTTATCGGCTGGCAGAGAACAGTTTTCCTTAAAGGGATGTCTACATACTCTGGCGAAGTGGGTGGATTCGGAAGCCCTCTAGACCTTCTCAGGCTGTGTTCACGCTCTATAGCCCGTCGGATCTCCCTCTCAATGGGAGTCTCTTTGGGTACAGCTGCTGGAGTGCCTGTAGAGATGGTGTTACCCTCCAAAGTGCTGCATGGGGAGAAGTCTGCTGAAACTCCACTGTCACTCTGGCTATCATCATAGGAGTCACTTTCCATCCTGGTGTGTTTAGAAGACACaaagctgtgtttttttgtctttacctCTTGTGTTTGgactgtttttaaaaatgtcaacagTCCTCCACCGTGTTTCTGCCCAACTGCCTTGTTTCTTTCGagtccactctctctctctttctgtcctccCTCTCTACCTGTTTGCTTGCTTTCTCCCTCTGTCCTTTCCCCTGCCCTGCTGTGCCGTTTTCTCACAGCTACAACACAACCAGAGCTTTGAGAAGCTGCCCCGCCCTGATTGGACAGCTCCATGGCAACGGTAGACAAAGGTGAAAAGCTCTGGCCGAGCACCTGTTGTGCAGCTTCCTGGTTTGCTCCCCTGGGGGCAAGTTCACTTTGTCTCTTGGACAATAGCTCCTTCTGCTGTTTGGCTGAGGGAACTGCAGCCAGGGTTGAGGTTCGGTCTTGTTCAGTGGAAACTGAAATATCAGCAGAATATGAGGGTTTGAAAGGCTTGCCTCTGATATCTAGTGCAGTCCATTGCTGCTGACAAGACATAATATTCATGCtcacttcctcttcttcctcactTTCATCAGCAAAAGGAGGAGAGCAAACCGTATATACATCATCTGAGTTGTTTCTGTCAGATGGAGAATGATGAGAAGTTGAATTTATTCCAGCAGCTGCATCCCCTGACatattattttcaggtttaCTGTTGTCAAAACCATCTGGTGAGAGGTTCAGCTGTatgccattcttctctgttgtCATATCATGTCCCTTAATTTTCTCACAGGATGAATCTACCTCTCTATTTACTGGCTCAGTGAGAAGAGGTTGCCATTCTTGACTACTCTGGCTATCAGGGGACGCAATGTCTTCTGTTGGGTCTGACATGATCTCAGCATCACTGATCCACTCAGCCACCTCCCCCTCTAAGCTGGAAAGTCTCTCTTTCTCAAAGCATTCCTCTGTTGATGAAGCAgtgaggggaggaggaggtggcAAAGCATCCTCACATGAATCAACAGACTTTTCAGATTGCTCTTGAGCCTGTAATGCTTCTGATAGTTGGGCAACTTGTTCTAAGTCTGTCACCATGTCTTGTGTCTCCCTTGGGATGCACAGACTAATTCTCGTTGATTCCTGATTTTCCGATTTGGTTGCATCAACTGTTTCGGTTATAGAGAGCGTTTGGTTCTCTTGGAGGGTTTGGTCTCGAGCTCCAGGATCCAGGGCGTCTATGTCCTCTTCAGGTTCTGCTCTGGGAGCCTTTTTGTCTCGCAGTTGTGAGGAGTTGTGATGGGAGTGACTTATGGTTGCACCCACTTCACCGTGCACCAAGAAGTCATTGACCCACTCGTCTAGTGGGTTGACAGGACCCTGTTCCTGCCAGGCCACGGGCTTTGTTGCCATGGTCACAAGTCTGCTGATGTAAAACTATTTGGAGCAGTCAGGATGTTCAGCCTCCAGCCAGTCAGTCTGAGTGAAAGCACAGGAACACAGAAAGGGAAAGGGGGAACAACAGAGTGATTAACGAAGTTGAACAACAAACATGGCCTCCCATTTTACACCCCATCATTTCAAAGCAGATGAAATGACTCACTTTAGTATTACCGCGCTGGGAATTATCAGACCTTATTTACTGTGACATTTAGTGTGGCTTAGTTTTGAAATGCaaagtgttttgtttaaatttttaaacaaaacaaaaaaaaattaaacattcaACCTCCTGTTCAGTCTTGCAACGCTACACCTTGTAGAAAGGAATgcatattttaaagaaaatgttgaaaatacaaaataaataaagaataatacAAACAATTGCTTTACATCTTGTCTAGTGCTTGTGGTAGCCCAGTACCTTAATATTACACTTTATGTATTTTTCCTTTAACTTGTTCcccttttactgtatgtatttgtgcaAAGAATTGTATATGATAGCTGGTGCAAGATTAAAGCAATCCAGTTGATGTGCGGTGTGTATCTTTTTTAATGGCAGATACTGAGTGCTCTTCTTATTGTATGACAGGCAGGCTGCTTGTAACTTTGTGATTGGCTAGCTACTCTACTCCACTCTGCAACGTATACAGTTTTCTGCTGAACACACCTTTCTTTAATCTACTTACAGAATGGAGAATGGCtcagtatcacacacacacacacacacacacacacacacacacacacacacacacacacacacacacacacacacacacacacacacacacacctttcttaCACATACACTCAAAACTCTTCCATCATTGTCTTTCAGCCTGGCTCCTGACAAACTGCCATTCCCATTCATGTTGATTCTTGCCAAGCCACTTTGGCTGGACAACACTGTGACTGATCATTAGGGGAATGTAGATCACAGCACTGGGGATGACTAGTCTCTAATGATGAATTGGGACAGATGGACAgatacaatagatagatagatagttagatAGATAGTTCCAGTGCAGCCCCTTCTTCATGTAGAGATAATAAGGACAGCATGACATGACAGAACGAAGCGGGAACACTGTAATAACAATTATGGTAGagcatgtactgtactgtaggcACCAGGGCAGAACAACATGGCCTAATGTGAGTTAATTAGGATGAGAGCAGTGAGTCATGAGAGTTATGACAGACACTGTTTGCAAACAACAATGGTTAGTTTTGGGAACCACTCACAAGCTGCATACCATCACTGTATTTGGGCTGTCATTGGTAAAATTGTGTTGCTATCACTTCAccatatatttaaaaatgtgagTATATTGTTCTATGTCTACATGATGACCAAACAGCTTATTAGAGTGGACTCTGAACTGAATGTGCTACTGACTTTTTTCAGTACCCATTAGGAAATGTACCCTGGCTGCTGTCAGACTGGCTGTTTTCTCATGGGATGAGTGGGAGGGGGAATGGGATAGTTTGCATTGCCACAAAGTTATCCCTGTGTCTAAATGAGACTCGATCATTGATTAAGTTTTATGCATACTGCACCTTTACAGATTCCAGACATAGAAAGTATCTGGTCATTTCAGTGAAAGTGAAGCGtttcagagatggagagaaaatgttGCTAAAAGTTGCTGCGGCCAATTCAAGTTCATGTTTCGGTAGCTAGCTAGAGCCTCGAATGACAGTATGTCATCTTAAAGGGCTTTGTAAAACAGGACGATTATTCTCATAGAGTTGATGCTATATAATGGCATCAGTATCACAATGATGATGGGGATGATTGTAATGAATGACTAGTACTCATACAGGTCATTGTATTAAGGGAGTGGctgaggacagagaggggggaGCTGCAGTTCATAATACTGGCAGGTTTTTTGCCTACCCCAGCTTTAACAAGCTTAACTGAATTAATACAATGATCCTGCAACGCTACAGCAGTGAAACAATCCCCTCATTGATATTGTGGTATGTTAATGTAATCTGACTTCTCTGGGTATAAACTCTGGAATTTCCTAATGAGATATTTCTCTTATGTGCATTTGCTTCAACAAACTAACTgcattatatactgtatctaaTATGACATgctgttctgttttattttccaaGATGCTCAGAGACAGCTGGCAGAATTTAACTAAAGGTTCTCCAACTCTCTTTTTGGGTAAGGGAAGTTGCAAGAGATTGCGGATTAAAACTCCATTACATAACAGACTTATGTTTTGCTCATTATCCACAAAGGGGGCTCATTttatcaaaagaaaatatagcacacaaaaaatatatcTGCCCTTTTTTTGGGGTTAGCAGTGTcctaagtagtagtagtagtagtagtagttcatGATCTGAGGAAATTTGACAAAAATGCAAATGAATTTAAATAATTGCAGCCAACTTTATCCCTAATTAGAGTTCGTTCTTCTGCTCTCTAATGGTTGCTGACATGGTTCTTTGCACATTTTACAATTACTTTGATATGCTTTAGTCATTGTGGCAAAAGGTAACACCAGGATAATCTGAACTCTACATACCTGGCTGTTTGGAATCACCACAGTTCTATTGTAGTAATTCTTTACCTGATTGGAATATAAAGGATGTATGTGTATGAACAtttaaaattcaacaaaagCAGAGTAAATTCCAGAATAAAGGACTATATATTTGCACATACCTGTTAACAAAATGCTTTGAAGATGCCCTCCAATGACAAATTACTCATTTCTGAGAATGCACACTTGTTTCTTGTTTCATGTCACTGATGTTTAATCAACACAAAAGGAATCTCTTTTCTCACAGCTCTACAGCTCGCTTGCCTGAATCTCCTCCCTTGTGCACACTAACACCCTCTGGACACCGATTGTGCACGCCCACATTTGCATTCCATTCTCACACTTGTAAACATTCACCAACACATACTCAAGACTGGGCATGTGTGCATGACCTAACACGTGTGCTTGAGGCTTACCGTATTGTTGTAGATTTGAAAATGTATAGTACTAATCCAATTAGTGAGCAACACACATGAATTATTATACAATGTAATTGAATACAGAATGTACCAGAGGGATAATCATACATCATACATCACTACACGCTTTAATTTTGTCCTCTTATATCTGGGGGAAAAACAAACAGTGTGACATtttctttacattacattttggtATAAATCACAGAAAAGATGCAATTTACAGCCCTCTGATAAAtacatctatttttttttcaagtcaattttattcatatagcCTAAATCACAattcacaaatttgcctcaaaggACATACAACACCCTCTATCCTTTGACCCATGAATGCAGAAGTTGAATCTAAAATTCCTGAGAAGGTTGCCAAAAATAACAATTTCATTTCCATCGAGAGTTAATGTGCATTAATTACAAGCATGCAAGTGTCCATGTATtggtaacagaaaaaaaaaacactgattgtTTAAACTGTCTGCTGCATTACCTCAGGGATATGTCTGCCAAATGAcaacacagaaatagacattcaaacaaaataaatccCATCATGTCATTCTGTATTGGCAAGGGCTGATTTAGGGCGACATCTCTCCATGATGAAAAATATTCATTGCATTCATTCAttcgttcattcattcattcattcattcattcattcattcatactgTCCTATTCTTTCCATACTGTGACTGAATATCATGTACCAATGTGCCAAAGTCCCTCATGCCTTTTATTCCTCTGTTTTCTCTTCAATCTGAACTGCTGGTCGGCTCTCGGGTAATTGTGGACAAAGCTCCTTGGTATGATCCTTAACAACAGGTGTAGGCAGCTGATAACAATTCAGCTGAGCCTTGAACTCCTCCAACTCCTTCTCCTCCACCTCCCTCCTTCTGCTCAGCAGGTACAAGTCTTCAGATTGCCTCTTGTTTGACTTCACAATCCACCGCATCACGACACAGTCTGGACAGGACGTATAGAGTAAAGTCCCGTTGAGCTCGAAGCGATTCCCCACATCAAAGGTGAAGGTGCTGCCCTTTACCAAGAGTTTGTAGTGCAGGTACTGGCATTGATCACCAAAGCGGTTGATTTGGGTATAAGAGAAGTTGGACGTTTCACTGGAGTTGGAGATGTACATAGTGATGCTGTCTCTTAGTCTCAGGGCCTCCATGGCGGGCAGATTGTTGAGACTGCCTGCAACTAAAGCCCATCTGCCCTCCAAATAATGAGGATCCAGCTGATTCAAAGGCTGGACCAATTTTTCACAGACCAGAGGAGCTGAACGGCTCACAGACATCAAGCAGAGGAGAAAGGTAGCAAAAATAgcaaacatgttgaaattatACTGATTCTGTGTTGATATCTTCTATTCACCTTTTAATCTGTGGTCCCAGTTGTAATTTCTCACCTATAGAGTGGAGCTTGATGAAGAACACTTGTCCAGTTTTATAGTACAACTTGCATTAAGAATCCAGAGTCCAGTCTTGCTACACAGTACAGGTTCATGACCCGTTATCTACAGTTACTGTTGAGTCCATTATTGTGCAATGAAAGAAAGTTTGATTACTAGTTGTACTATTAGGCAACATGCAACCATGCGTCCAgtatttatgtacagtatagtcAAGTTCAAAACCAAGATATTTGTTGAATCTAGAGATAAAAAGACAACATGCATGTCACTTCAGGCAATGAACTCTATGATACTGTTGATAACATTCAAGGATTTTCTGTTATCCTCTACTTAGAAGAAAATGGGAGGTGAGCTAATATAAAGACTTTGGAGAGAGGTTTGTTAAAGATACGtgcatattattattaaaagacttttttaaacactggtGCATTAAAGAAAAATCACGATTAGTGTGGATCTGTAGACACTCCAATGGTATGtggttaaaacatttaaatgacaaAGAGAAAAGACTCCTCCAGTTTGCAACCCTGTCACCTAAACATTACATTTCGTCCACTTATATGGGAGAAAACACTGTGTGATTTTAT contains these protein-coding regions:
- the si:ch211-207j7.2 gene encoding uncharacterized protein si:ch211-207j7.2 isoform X3; protein product: MATKPVAWQEQGPVNPLDEWVNDFLVHGEVGATISHSHHNSSQLRDKKAPRAEPEEDIDALDPGARDQTLQENQTLSITETVDATKSENQESTRISLCIPRETQDMVTDLEQVAQLSEALQAQEQSEKSVDSCEDALPPPPPLTASSTEECFEKERLSSLEGEVAEWISDAEIMSDPTEDIASPDSQSSQEWQPLLTEPVNREVDSSCEKIKGHDMTTEKNGIQLNLSPDGFDNSKPENNMSGDAAAGINSTSHHSPSDRNNSDDVYTVCSPPFADESEEEEEVSMNIMSCQQQWTALDIRGKPFKPSYSADISVSTEQDRTSTLAAVPSAKQQKELLSKRQSELAPRGANQEAAQQVLGQSFSPLSTVAMELSNQGGAASQSSGCVVAVRKRHSRAGERTEGESKQTGREGGQKERESGLERNKAVGQKHGGGLLTFLKTVQTQEVKTKKHSFVSSKHTRMESDSYDDSQSDSGVSADFSPCSTLEGNTISTGTPAAVPKETPIEREIRRAIEREHSLRRSRGLPNPPTSPEYVDIPLRKTVLCQPINAQSERCQGKDRQFAGKKMQHEIHEEAQREQDLVNLGKVPGFYDKGTVRQVKERKQLFEAFQKPNDSTLTLSARSKATSWSSASDISTLENEDDMSSQASTIGGSYEERIPTQSPNLGGIFTSLTPRGPGFSEGTACQVIILENNLSVPAQKLYHVKPEAEPFTVVDLSPNISSSRTEGHGGIKVREQEKEEEEEEVTPKENPFFKLRTSTNVVKVEQDIREAQEREKELHRQRISLYGGTEGAKGGGGGGERPVSTEGKSPTLSSSSLSGLSVPDLPGSSSRGGTRPTAGPPESPDPQTQDPSGTTLGVWSSQRAQHRRRLRRR
- the si:ch211-207j7.2 gene encoding uncharacterized protein si:ch211-207j7.2 isoform X1, whose translation is MATKPVAWQEQGPVNPLDEWVNDFLVHGEVGATISHSHHNSSQLRDKKAPRAEPEEDIDALDPGARDQTLQENQTLSITETVDATKSENQESTRISLCIPRETQDMVTDLEQVAQLSEALQAQEQSEKSVDSCEDALPPPPPLTASSTEECFEKERLSSLEGEVAEWISDAEIMSDPTEDIASPDSQSSQEWQPLLTEPVNREVDSSCEKIKGHDMTTEKNGIQLNLSPDGFDNSKPENNMSGDAAAGINSTSHHSPSDRNNSDDVYTVCSPPFADESEEEEEVSMNIMSCQQQWTALDIRGKPFKPSYSADISVSTEQDRTSTLAAVPSAKQQKELLSKRQSELAPRGANQEAAQQVLGQSFSPLSTVAMELSNQGGAASQSSGCVVAVRKRHSRAGERTEGESKQTGREGGQKERESGLERNKAVGQKHGGGLLTFLKTVQTQEVKTKKHSFVSSKHTRMESDSYDDSQSDSGVSADFSPCSTLEGNTISTGTPAAVPKETPIEREIRRAIEREHSLRRSRGLPNPPTSPEYVDIPLRKTVLCQPINAQSERCQGKDRQFAGKKMQHEIHEEAQREQDLVNLGKVPGFYDKGTVRQVKERKQLFEAFQKPNDSTLTLSARSKATSWSSASDISTLENEDDMSSQASTIGGSYEERIPTQSPNLGGIFTSLTPRGPGFSEGTACQVIILENNLSVPAQKLYHVKPEAEPFTVVDLSPNISSSRTEGHGGIKVREQEKEEEEEEVTPKENPFFKLRTSTNVVKVEQDIREAQEREKELHRQRISLYGGTEGAKGGGGGGERPVSTEGKSPTLSSSSLSGLSVPDLPGSSSRGGTRPTAARQSVGKFGMWPPAQAEEEKINQPEVLQSPRTPRHKTPLVQRWESGLVNGHNIEDD
- the si:ch211-207j7.2 gene encoding uncharacterized protein si:ch211-207j7.2 isoform X2; this translates as MATKPVAWQEQGPVNPLDEWVNDFLVHGEVGATISHSHHNSSQLRDKKAPRAEPEEDIDALDPGARDQTLQENQTLSENQESTRISLCIPRETQDMVTDLEQVAQLSEALQAQEQSEKSVDSCEDALPPPPPLTASSTEECFEKERLSSLEGEVAEWISDAEIMSDPTEDIASPDSQSSQEWQPLLTEPVNREVDSSCEKIKGHDMTTEKNGIQLNLSPDGFDNSKPENNMSGDAAAGINSTSHHSPSDRNNSDDVYTVCSPPFADESEEEEEVSMNIMSCQQQWTALDIRGKPFKPSYSADISVSTEQDRTSTLAAVPSAKQQKELLSKRQSELAPRGANQEAAQQVLGQSFSPLSTVAMELSNQGGAASQSSGCVVAVRKRHSRAGERTEGESKQTGREGGQKERESGLERNKAVGQKHGGGLLTFLKTVQTQEVKTKKHSFVSSKHTRMESDSYDDSQSDSGVSADFSPCSTLEGNTISTGTPAAVPKETPIEREIRRAIEREHSLRRSRGLPNPPTSPEYVDIPLRKTVLCQPINAQSERCQGKDRQFAGKKMQHEIHEEAQREQDLVNLGKVPGFYDKGTVRQVKERKQLFEAFQKPNDSTLTLSARSKATSWSSASDISTLENEDDMSSQASTIGGSYEERIPTQSPNLGGIFTSLTPRGPGFSEGTACQVIILENNLSVPAQKLYHVKPEAEPFTVVDLSPNISSSRTEGHGGIKVREQEKEEEEEEVTPKENPFFKLRTSTNVVKVEQDIREAQEREKELHRQRISLYGGTEGAKGGGGGGERPVSTEGKSPTLSSSSLSGLSVPDLPGSSSRGGTRPTAARQSVGKFGMWPPAQAEEEKINQPEVLQSPRTPRHKTPLVQRWESGLVNGHNIEDD